In Sandaracinaceae bacterium, the genomic window CGTCGGCAGGTGACCAGATCACCTCCAACACGGCGAGGCTCTCGCCGTCGAGCGCGATGACCTGGTCCAGCAGGTGCCGCACTTCGTTGGCGTTGGTCACGTCCGCCACGTCGATCAGCTCGCGGTGGGCCGCGACGAGCAGGGTGACGACGACCACGCCCTCACCCTCTTCGCGGCTGGATCGCTGCGTGGGCGCGGAGCTCACGCGGGACGACCCGTCGGAGTTGCGGATGAGCTCGTACCGGAACTTGGCGCGCGCTTCGGCGGCCGCGCGCCGAAACACGCGCTCGGCGTCCTGCGGCGCAGCCGGCAGCGCGTTGAGCACCGAGCCGTACAGCCACGAGAGCTCGGCCCGCCGCAGCGCGAGCGCGGTCTCGCGCGCCATCCGCGCCAGTCCGTCACGGGTGCTGGTGTCGCCCTCACGGGCCAGCCGCTCGAGCTGCCCCTGCACGTGCTTCCGGGCGCGCCAATCGATGGCCAGCATCAGCCCCGAGACGTCGATGCGGTTGGTGCTCGGCACGGTGCCCCGCACCGCGTCCCCAGAGCGGAAGCGCGACAGGAGCATCACCGCGGCCATGAGGACGAAGATGATGAAGCAGCAGCACAGGGCTGAGAAGCCATCTCCAGAGCCCCCCTCGTAGGGCGTTCCTCCATAGCCACCGTCGTACCCCTGGTAGCCCGAGCTCGGCTGGTACGTGGGCGAATAGCCGCCACCGTAGTCCCCACCGCCGCCATAGCCGCCGCCGCCACCGTAGTCCCCGCCGCCTCCTCCTCCAGAGAAGCTCCCTCCCCCGAAGCTGCCGCCCGTGCTCTGCGCGACCGCCGCGCACGGCCACACCGCGGCGGGCAAGCCGAGAGACACGACAGAGCACAGCACCACGAGGCGAGCACACACGGCGAACCGCGAAGACATGTGCGGCAGAGTCCCACAGCTCGGCCCGCACGGAAAGTCCGCGACAAGCCACCACCGAGCCCACACCTCCTCCCGCACCCCGCGAGCCCCGGAACCATCCCGCACCCGTCGAGCCCCTCGCGCCGAAAGCGGGCCCCGGCAGCGCTGGAACACCGGTCCGCGCGCATCGGCTTGCCAATCCCGCGCCTGGGCGCGTACGTTGCCGCCGTGTCCCTGCTCCACCTCGAGAACGTCGAAAAGCGCTACGGCGAGCTTCGCGCGCTGAAGAACCTGAACTTGACGCTCGAGCCAGGGCGAATCGGGCTCCTCGGCCCGAACGGCGCGGGCAAGAGCACCTTCTTGAAGACGCTCCTGGGCCTGCTCCAGCCGTCCCACGGCACCGTACGCGTCCTGGGCCTGGACCCTTCGCGCGAGGAGCTGAAGCTGCGCGCGTTGATCGGATACATGCCCGAAGGCGACGCCGTGTTCCCCGAGATGAACGCCCTGCACTACACGGTCCTGGCCGGCGAGCTGTGTGGTCTCCCGCACGCCGAGGCGATGGGGCGCGCACACCAGATCCTCCACTACGTAGGCCTGGGCGAGGCTCGCTACCGGCCGTTGGGCTCGTTCTCGACGGGCATGAAGCAGCGCGCACGCTTGGCCCAAGCCCTTGTATCCGACCCGAAGCTGCTGCTGTTGGACGAGCCCACGAGCGGCCTCGACCCGCGCGGCCGCGACGAGATGCTGGCGCTGATCCTGGACATCCCCAAGCGCACCGGCGCGAGCGTCATCCTGTCCACGCACATCCTCCCGGACGTCGAGAAGACGTGCGACCAAGTCGTCGTCATGACGCAGGGCGAGGTGCTCTACGCGGGCGAGCTGGCAGAGCTGCTGCGGACCGACCACAGCATCTACGAGGTGCGCGTGAAGGGCGACCCGGACACGGTGCGGAAGGCGCTCGAGATGGAGCGCTGCGTGGTGCAGCGCGATGGCGCGGCGCTGCGCGTCCGCTTGCCGGACGGCGTGGGCACCGACGCCATCCTGCGCGCCGCCCGCGAGGCGAAGCAGCCTGTGCGGCACATGGCGCCGTTCAAGCTCACGTTGGAGCGAGCGTTCCTGGACACCCTGGCCAAGCGCGACGACGCCGACGAAGCCGCTAGCGGGGCCGGGGCCACCGCCCCCTAGCCGGAGGTACCAGCCCCGTGTCCGTCCTGTTCTGCCCTTTCTGCGAAGAGTCGTTCGAGGGCCTGACCCACTGCCCGGAGCACGAGCTGGAGCTCGTCCCGTTCGATCGCCTGCGCAGCCGACTGGACGAAGACGTGCTGCGTGAACGGGCGGCGCCCGAGGAGCGCATCGACGCGCTGCACCCCGGCTTCATGCGCGGGCCCATCGCGCTCGGCGCCATCACCACGTTCGTCGGCTTCTTCCTGCCCTTCATCGAATTCCAGTTCGACGGCCAGCTGGCGACCGCCTCTGCGTACACGTTCGCGCTGGATCGGGCCCTCAACCTGTGGACCCCCCTGGGAGTCGCGCTGGCGCAGCTCGCCGTGCTCGCCACGCGGCGCACCCCCAGCGCGATGCGCAGCGCCCGGCTGACCATCCCCCTGCTCTCTTGCGTGGGTGGCGCGTCCATCGCCCACACGGCCCAGCGCGTGTTCGCGCACGTGGAGCTCCTGCTGCAGGCGGGGGGCGCCGGGCGTGCGCAGCTGCTGGCGGGAGCCTTCATGATGATGGCAGGCCTCGCATTCAGCGGGGTCGCGGGGCTGCGCTTCGGCCTGCCGACGCGTGACGTCGAGACACCGAACGACGGGTTTGCCAAATAGGTCGG contains:
- a CDS encoding DUF1517 domain-containing protein, with the translated sequence MSSRFAVCARLVVLCSVVSLGLPAAVWPCAAVAQSTGGSFGGGSFSGGGGGGDYGGGGGYGGGGDYGGGYSPTYQPSSGYQGYDGGYGGTPYEGGSGDGFSALCCCFIIFVLMAAVMLLSRFRSGDAVRGTVPSTNRIDVSGLMLAIDWRARKHVQGQLERLAREGDTSTRDGLARMARETALALRRAELSWLYGSVLNALPAAPQDAERVFRRAAAEARAKFRYELIRNSDGSSRVSSAPTQRSSREEGEGVVVVTLLVAAHRELIDVADVTNANEVRHLLDQVIALDGESLAVLEVIWSPADDADRMSTAELEVLYPDLRRINEETVAGRVFCAYCAAPFAKELNTCPHCGAPAGDARPRS
- a CDS encoding ABC transporter ATP-binding protein, whose amino-acid sequence is MSLLHLENVEKRYGELRALKNLNLTLEPGRIGLLGPNGAGKSTFLKTLLGLLQPSHGTVRVLGLDPSREELKLRALIGYMPEGDAVFPEMNALHYTVLAGELCGLPHAEAMGRAHQILHYVGLGEARYRPLGSFSTGMKQRARLAQALVSDPKLLLLDEPTSGLDPRGRDEMLALILDIPKRTGASVILSTHILPDVEKTCDQVVVMTQGEVLYAGELAELLRTDHSIYEVRVKGDPDTVRKALEMERCVVQRDGAALRVRLPDGVGTDAILRAAREAKQPVRHMAPFKLTLERAFLDTLAKRDDADEAASGAGATAP